In the Plasmodium chabaudi chabaudi strain AS genome assembly, chromosome: 13 genome, one interval contains:
- a CDS encoding CIR protein produces the protein MNEDMCKFFEVVWTDFPDTLDDDGNYQFKSDDTYQTYCINETCNSDIDKINAWCLCLLNLIFGSFESFTDHAKSNMNNVQYILAWLSYILTRKPNEEISSLKKFYEKYIENGEEYETPIDDVSDYYSSYKNLIDKKNDFMNMDVNYISTFYELFKILCSMYNDINNDMPDCSKYFTKAKEFSDKYQNLLNNNKDSSYSQILSTLSTDYINFKSYCDEKCGVCKEIPSNLDAVTSQNSMGSSGLSHVQDREENPVVISEAISSGSSVSTKLISVLLIFSAIPLFLGIAYKYSLFGIDKLFQRQYLREKVKKIKKKMNRYV, from the exons ATGAATGAAGATATG tgTAAATTTTTCGAGGTTGTATGGACTGATTTTCCAGATACATTGGACGATGATGGAAACTATCAATTTAAAAGTGACGATACATATCAAACCTATTGTATTAATGAAACATGCAATAGTGATATCGATAAAATTAACGCTTGGTGTTTATGCTTGCTTAACTTAATTTTTGGGAGTTTTGAATCATTTACGGATCATGCAAAAagtaatatgaataatgtccaatatattttggcGTGGTtaagttatatattaacCCGAAAACCAAATGAAGAAATCAGCAgtctaaaaaaattttatgaaaaatatatagagaaCGGTGAGGAGTACGAAACGCCTATAGATGATGTTAGTGATTATTATAGTAGTTATAAGAATCttatagataaaaaaaatgattttatgaatatggatgttaattatatatctacattttatgaattatttaaaattttatgtagCATGTACaatgatattaataatgaCATGCCAGATTGCagcaaatattttacaaaagcTAAAGAATTTTCTGATAAATATCAAAATCttcttaataataataaagacaGTTCATATAGTCAAATATTGTCTACTTTATCAActgattatattaattttaaaagttaTTGTGATGAAAAATGTGGTGTTTGTAAAGAAATTCCATCCAATCTAGATGCAGTAACATCACAAAATTCTATGGGAAGCTCTGGATTAAGCCATGTGCAAGATAGGGAAGAAAATCCTGTAGTCATTTCTGAAGCTATATCATCAGGTTCGTCGGTATCAACCAAATTAATTTCAGTTTTATTGATATTTTCTGCAATACCACTTTTCTTGGGAATTGCTTATAAG tattcattatttggaATTGATAAACTATTTCAAAGACAATATTTAAgagaaaaagtaaaaaaaataaagaagaaaatgaatcGTTATGTATGA